One Malaclemys terrapin pileata isolate rMalTer1 chromosome 9, rMalTer1.hap1, whole genome shotgun sequence DNA window includes the following coding sequences:
- the LOC128843122 gene encoding maestro heat-like repeat-containing protein family member 1 has product MNIREQLHAREKDEAQQLEFLHAIYPACLAAQQRGDYTMEPHCSKAAVVERIVELIEEIPPNSPPDAVLANSLIAVANLSTITPALEPELETHLLRSTLHAVFTLGTQMDTNQVQDLHRVIPDLLDAMLENLLAKTPDTDKLHYILQHINYWTVSRVPRERARAIRSSAALLTGDSRF; this is encoded by the exons atgaacatccgagagcagctccatgcccgagaaaag gacgaggcgcagcagctcgagttcctgcacgccatctaccccgcgtgcctcgctgcccagcagagaggggactacacaatggagccacactgctcgaaggcggctgtggtggagaggattgtg gagctcattgaggagattcctcctaactctccacccgacgccgtcctggccaactccctcattgctgtggccaacctcag caccataacacctgccctggagccggagctggagacccacctcctccgatcCACCCTCCACgctgtcttcaccctgggcacgcagatggacaccaaccaagtccag gatctgcatagggtcataccagacctcctggacgccatgctggagaacctgctggcaaagacgccagacacggacaagctccactacatcttgCAG cacattaactactggaccgtgtccagggtgccacgagagagagccagggccatcaggagcagcgcggccctgctcac tggcgaCTCTCGCTTTTAA